A region of Planctomycetaceae bacterium DNA encodes the following proteins:
- the pstA gene encoding phosphate ABC transporter permease PstA gives MTLSPALRQKAVVTGLWALAALTVAVLLFIVVYVLVKGLPHVTWTFLSDHPREMGKAGGIGPMIVGTLAVTALAVLIAAPVGVVTAIFLTEYTREGKLTAVIRFGADCLAGIPSIIFGLFGFVFFAITLKMGLSILAGGLTLAIMVLPTIIRTSEEAIRAVPAAFREVSLGLGGTRWQTVTNVVLRSALPGISTGIVLSIGRSISETAALILTAGSALRMPQSLMESSRTLSVHFYILSREGISMDNAYATAAILIISILLINIAAYWLMSRFIAKAA, from the coding sequence ATGACGCTCTCTCCAGCCCTGCGACAGAAGGCGGTGGTGACAGGCCTGTGGGCCCTGGCGGCTTTGACGGTCGCGGTGCTGCTGTTTATCGTGGTGTATGTGCTGGTCAAAGGCCTGCCGCACGTGACCTGGACCTTCCTGAGCGATCATCCGCGCGAGATGGGCAAGGCCGGCGGCATCGGCCCCATGATCGTCGGAACACTGGCGGTGACGGCGCTGGCCGTTCTGATCGCCGCGCCGGTGGGAGTTGTCACGGCCATCTTCCTGACCGAATACACGCGTGAGGGCAAGCTGACGGCCGTGATCCGTTTCGGGGCCGACTGCCTGGCGGGCATCCCGTCGATCATCTTCGGTCTGTTCGGGTTCGTGTTTTTTGCCATCACGCTGAAGATGGGCCTGTCGATTTTGGCGGGCGGGTTGACGCTGGCGATCATGGTGTTGCCGACGATCATCCGCACCAGCGAAGAAGCCATTCGCGCCGTGCCGGCGGCCTTTCGCGAGGTGAGCCTGGGCCTGGGGGGCACGCGCTGGCAGACGGTCACCAACGTCGTACTGCGGTCAGCTCTGCCGGGCATCTCGACGGGCATCGTGCTGTCAATCGGGCGCAGCATCAGCGAGACGGCGGCGTTGATCCTGACGGCAGGTTCGGCCCTGCGCATGCCGCAGTCGCTGATGGAAAGCTCGCGCACGCTGTCGGTGCATTTTTACATCCTGTCGCGCGAGGGCATCAGCATGGACAATGCCTACGCGACGGCGGCTATCCTGATAATATCGATCCTCCTGATCAATATCGCGGCGTACTGGCTGATGAGCCGGTTTATCGCCAAGGCTGCGTGA
- the phoU gene encoding phosphate signaling complex protein PhoU — MDTHKRQLDRELSDLKGSLIGMAELAEQVVDRAVEELASRNRSLADGIPQQEEKINRLQIAIDDKALTLLATRQPVANDLRAIVAAMKINAELERIGDLAVNISTKVDFLLTVPPLKPLIDIPRMADLARGMVRDSVKAFQSGDILLAQTVRMTDDKVDDLRDQVLRELFTYMIADPQSIERAMALMLIAQTLERVGDHATNIAEDVIYMVKGQDVRHPQIPR; from the coding sequence ATGGACACGCACAAGCGACAACTGGACCGCGAACTGAGCGACCTCAAGGGCAGCCTCATCGGCATGGCCGAACTGGCCGAGCAGGTCGTCGACCGGGCGGTGGAAGAACTGGCCAGCCGTAACAGGTCGCTGGCCGATGGGATCCCCCAGCAGGAGGAGAAGATCAACCGCCTGCAGATCGCCATCGACGACAAAGCCTTGACGCTGCTGGCGACCCGCCAACCGGTGGCCAACGACCTGCGGGCCATCGTCGCGGCCATGAAGATCAACGCCGAACTCGAACGCATCGGCGACCTGGCGGTGAACATCTCCACCAAGGTCGACTTCCTGCTGACGGTCCCGCCGCTCAAGCCGCTCATCGACATCCCGCGAATGGCCGACCTGGCCCGCGGCATGGTGCGCGACAGCGTCAAGGCCTTCCAGAGCGGCGACATCCTGCTGGCCCAGACCGTGCGCATGACCGACGACAAGGTCGACGACCTGCGCGACCAGGTCCTGCGAGAGCTGTTCACCTACATGATCGCCGACCCGCAGTCCATCGAGCGGGCGATGGCCCTGATGCTTATCGCCCAGACCCTCGAACGCGTCGGTGACCACGCCACCAACATCGCCGAAGACGTCATCTACATGGTCAAAGGCCAGGACGTCCGACACCCCCAGATCCCGAGGTGA
- a CDS encoding Gfo/Idh/MocA family oxidoreductase, producing the protein MALKVGVVGLRGIGSSHTDCYSKNPLAKLVAVCDVHKDRADDLAAKYNVKKYYSLKDMLANEDLDIVDVSTGGYENGSWHYEPAMEAMDAGKHVLVEKPISNDIVCAREMVAKAYEKNVYLGCNLNHYFTPTAEKARQHMTDGHVGELVYCLHKMGFNGGEETYNPNQGSRFGGFKYAHLKAFLTHPFSVMRYFCGDITHLQAFVDKTGLRRHAGDAMLSIASIHCRFENGAVGYLLSQRGDVAYGLGGWWSVEVAGTRGTFCIENCIEKMTFWPAPTPTGGSMMGQTASSEVFESGTSDFGATFPNRIHAFLEDITNGVPKEKLRASGRDALAVLEYTWATMESFEQGGILVRPHPLPILRGDPVAMKD; encoded by the coding sequence ATGGCTCTCAAAGTTGGTGTCGTAGGACTGCGCGGAATCGGCTCGTCGCATACCGATTGCTACTCGAAGAACCCCCTGGCCAAGCTCGTGGCCGTCTGCGACGTGCATAAGGACCGCGCGGACGACCTGGCTGCCAAGTACAACGTCAAAAAGTACTACAGCCTCAAGGACATGCTGGCCAACGAGGATCTGGACATCGTCGACGTCAGCACCGGCGGGTACGAGAACGGAAGCTGGCACTATGAGCCGGCCATGGAAGCGATGGATGCCGGCAAGCACGTGCTGGTCGAAAAGCCCATCTCCAACGACATCGTCTGCGCGCGGGAGATGGTCGCCAAGGCGTACGAGAAGAACGTGTACCTCGGCTGCAACCTGAACCACTACTTCACGCCGACGGCCGAGAAGGCCCGCCAGCACATGACCGACGGTCACGTGGGCGAGTTGGTGTACTGCCTGCACAAGATGGGCTTCAACGGCGGCGAGGAGACGTACAACCCCAACCAGGGCTCGCGGTTCGGCGGGTTCAAGTACGCTCACCTCAAGGCGTTCCTGACGCATCCCTTCAGCGTGATGCGTTACTTCTGCGGCGACATCACGCACCTGCAGGCGTTCGTCGACAAGACGGGCCTGCGCCGCCACGCCGGCGACGCGATGCTGTCGATCGCGAGCATCCACTGCCGCTTCGAGAACGGCGCGGTAGGTTACCTGCTCAGCCAGCGCGGCGACGTGGCGTACGGCCTGGGCGGCTGGTGGAGCGTGGAAGTGGCAGGCACGCGCGGGACGTTCTGCATCGAGAACTGCATCGAGAAGATGACGTTCTGGCCGGCCCCGACGCCCACCGGCGGCAGCATGATGGGCCAGACCGCATCGAGCGAGGTCTTCGAATCCGGCACGAGCGATTTCGGCGCGACGTTCCCTAATCGCATTCACGCTTTCCTGGAAGACATCACCAACGGCGTCCCCAAGGAAAAGCTCCGCGCCAGCGGGCGCGACGCCCTGGCCGTTCTCGAATACACCTGGGCGACAATGGAGTCGTTTGAGCAGGGCGGCATCCTGGTGCGCCCGCACCCGCTGCCCATCCTCCGCGGCGACCCGGTGGCGATGAAGGATTGA
- a CDS encoding phosphate ABC transporter ATP-binding protein translates to MVIDDFSVLYGDQAALRGVSLEILANERLAIIGPARSGKTTLLRSLNRLNDLDERASHSGHILLDGQDIYDPKMDVTALRRRLGMVYATPTPLPWSIYDNIVYGLRLAGVRSREKLDAAVESSLASAYIWDELKDRLQEPATNLSGGQQQRVCLARVLALEPEVLLLDEPCSGLDPISTARIEEALYELKSRYTIVLVTNNTKQAARASDRTAFFLMGELIEVGPTAKVFTAPDHSRTNDYLTGNFG, encoded by the coding sequence ATCGTCATCGACGACTTCAGCGTCCTGTACGGCGACCAGGCCGCCCTGCGCGGGGTGAGCCTGGAGATACTCGCCAACGAGCGCCTGGCGATCATCGGCCCGGCCCGAAGCGGCAAGACCACGCTGCTGCGGAGCCTCAACCGTCTCAACGACCTGGACGAGCGGGCCAGCCACTCCGGGCACATCCTGCTCGACGGGCAGGACATCTACGATCCCAAGATGGACGTGACCGCCCTGCGCCGCCGCCTGGGGATGGTCTACGCCACGCCCACGCCCCTGCCGTGGTCGATCTACGACAACATCGTCTACGGCCTGCGACTGGCGGGCGTGCGCTCGCGCGAGAAACTCGATGCCGCCGTCGAGAGCAGCCTGGCCAGCGCGTACATCTGGGACGAACTCAAAGACCGCCTGCAGGAGCCGGCGACGAATCTTTCCGGCGGACAGCAGCAGCGCGTGTGCCTGGCGCGCGTGCTGGCGCTGGAGCCCGAGGTGCTGCTGCTGGACGAACCGTGCTCGGGCCTGGACCCGATCTCGACGGCCCGGATCGAAGAGGCCCTTTACGAACTCAAGAGCCGCTACACGATCGTGCTGGTGACCAACAACACCAAGCAGGCCGCCCGCGCCAGCGACCGCACGGCGTTCTTCCTGATGGGCGAGCTGATCGAAGTCGGCCCCACGGCGAAGGTCTTCACCGCCCCGGACCACTCGCGGACGAACGATTACTTGACGGGAAACTTTGGATGA
- the pstC gene encoding phosphate ABC transporter permease subunit PstC, protein MRQDKIIQWILMSVALTAIGALALIAVFIFKEGLPLIFRVGFSDFFLSSQWRPGQGQFGIFPMIIGSLVVTAGAMVIGLIFGLGCAIVLTEFAPRRLATFVKPAIELLAGIPSVVYGFMGVVILVPIIRQYLGGPGLSALAASIILGIMVLPTVTSISVDALRAVPRSYREGAIALGATRWQATRMVVLKAARSGLVTAFILGMGRAVGETMAVIMVAGNSLALPTSVLDSVRTLTSNIALEMGYATGEHRQALFATGVTLFVIIMVLNSIALTVSRQRARRVPKV, encoded by the coding sequence ATGAGGCAGGACAAGATCATCCAGTGGATTCTCATGAGCGTGGCGCTGACGGCCATCGGGGCCTTGGCGCTCATCGCCGTCTTTATCTTCAAGGAAGGGCTGCCGCTGATCTTCCGCGTGGGGTTCAGCGACTTCTTCCTGTCCAGCCAGTGGCGTCCGGGGCAGGGACAGTTCGGGATCTTCCCGATGATCATCGGTTCGCTGGTGGTGACAGCCGGGGCGATGGTGATCGGGCTGATCTTCGGTCTGGGCTGCGCCATCGTGCTGACGGAGTTCGCCCCGCGTCGCCTGGCGACGTTCGTCAAGCCGGCGATTGAATTGCTGGCGGGCATTCCGTCGGTCGTGTACGGGTTCATGGGCGTGGTGATCCTGGTGCCGATCATCCGCCAGTACCTCGGCGGTCCGGGCCTGTCGGCGTTGGCGGCTTCGATCATCCTGGGCATCATGGTGCTTCCGACGGTCACGAGCATCTCGGTCGACGCCCTGCGGGCGGTTCCGCGAAGCTATCGCGAGGGCGCCATCGCTCTGGGCGCCACCCGCTGGCAGGCGACGCGCATGGTCGTGCTCAAGGCCGCCCGCTCGGGCCTGGTCACCGCGTTCATCCTGGGCATGGGTCGGGCCGTCGGCGAGACGATGGCCGTCATCATGGTCGCCGGCAACAGCCTGGCGTTGCCGACCAGCGTTCTGGATTCGGTGCGCACCCTGACGAGCAACATTGCCCTGGAGATGGGCTACGCCACCGGCGAGCACCGCCAGGCGCTGTTCGCCACCGGCGTGACGCTGTTCGTCATCATCATGGTCCTTAACTCGATCGCCTTGACTGTTTCGCGGCAGCGGGCGCGGAGGGTGCCCAAGGTATGA
- a CDS encoding PEP-CTERM sorting domain-containing protein (PEP-CTERM proteins occur, often in large numbers, in the proteomes of bacteria that also encode an exosortase, a predicted intramembrane cysteine proteinase. The presence of a PEP-CTERM domain at a protein's C-terminus predicts cleavage within the sorting domain, followed by covalent anchoring to some some component of the (usually Gram-negative) cell surface. Many PEP-CTERM proteins exhibit an unusual sequence composition that includes large numbers of potential glycosylation sites. Expression of one such protein has been shown restore the ability of a bacterium to form floc, a type of biofilm.): MLLSDASAALLVQGYNAARNDRFYVGVDKAFVGDPYDWSGVGRLVGSETWATMISPSYFLSAVHYHPGAGSTIRFYATNDPAGPYEDHVVASGVQIGTSDVWVGKLTAPASSAVATYPLFVPGDPVDLAGMAMEIIGRSNLSSTQTNIRMGRNVINVVSSQHLWWTYDTPGLGDDEAQTANGDSGATSFVVWNGQPGVVGIHHYINGDSMPSYYVQQIRDAMGSEMLRIIPEPATMSLLLGGAAMLLLRKRRTGAGR, from the coding sequence GTGCTTCTGTCCGATGCTTCAGCGGCCCTGCTCGTGCAGGGATACAATGCCGCTCGCAACGACCGCTTCTATGTCGGCGTCGACAAGGCATTCGTGGGAGACCCGTACGACTGGTCGGGGGTGGGGCGCCTGGTCGGCAGCGAGACGTGGGCGACGATGATCTCGCCCAGCTACTTCCTCAGCGCCGTGCATTACCATCCCGGCGCCGGTTCCACGATCCGCTTCTATGCCACCAACGATCCGGCCGGGCCGTACGAGGATCACGTGGTGGCGTCGGGGGTTCAGATCGGAACCTCCGACGTCTGGGTGGGCAAACTGACAGCGCCGGCCAGTTCGGCCGTCGCGACCTACCCGCTCTTTGTCCCCGGCGACCCGGTGGACCTGGCGGGAATGGCGATGGAGATTATCGGCAGGAGCAATCTCTCGAGCACGCAGACCAACATCCGGATGGGGCGCAACGTCATCAACGTCGTCAGCAGCCAGCATCTGTGGTGGACGTACGACACGCCCGGCCTGGGCGACGACGAGGCCCAGACTGCCAATGGCGATTCCGGGGCCACCAGCTTTGTCGTCTGGAACGGTCAGCCTGGCGTGGTGGGCATCCACCACTACATAAACGGCGATTCCATGCCCTCGTACTACGTTCAGCAGATCCGCGATGCTATGGGCAGCGAAATGCTCCGAATCATTCCCGAGCCTGCCACCATGAGCCTGCTGCTGGGCGGGGCTGCGATGCTGCTCCTGCGAAAACGACGAACCGGCGCTGGTCGCTAA
- a CDS encoding GDSL-type esterase/lipase family protein produces the protein MSARVMLWTVVAAVALLAGSTVANAKTKVAVAGDSLATNSEVPWPAVLGKLLGDEYEVQTFGANGLSVLTNTYRSIWVRYEHAKAAEYRGDITILAFGANDAKPGNWARKREWVGLYKRLIGMYKGENRKIYIVLPPPPTSEAPYGIDKKILQEELIPTLKKIAEETGCTIIDTNTPLQGRDDTIGGDHLYPTLVGHEIIGKVVYMALTGKTVDLPAPPKPKSKEEVVAENAAKAVTAAHVKTMNVGDVAELTPEYVQNEKGDGPDGKGNTEDDTWQFWFELAHAIKSFHRLSLATKTMPADQRLNGIFDPKSRPGHQKKVTGPIGGSTPNPKDTEGWIFMTDWDGRNEGWWGDLKAKQVLAHPFVEKNSHCCVAVSFRVPADGAYDVTGTLTDLMVAKIPQLTGITWRVEVAKEWKGNESPAPDTIAAKGGPIGDGKGPDSAPFEAKSVQCKKGELIRLVIDPNNNWGTDMTKVELKIKRVQ, from the coding sequence ATGAGCGCACGTGTAATGTTGTGGACTGTGGTGGCGGCTGTGGCGTTGCTGGCCGGATCGACCGTGGCCAACGCCAAGACCAAGGTGGCCGTCGCCGGCGATAGCCTGGCGACCAACTCTGAAGTTCCCTGGCCGGCCGTGCTGGGCAAGCTCCTGGGCGACGAATATGAAGTGCAGACTTTCGGCGCCAATGGGCTGAGCGTGCTGACCAACACATACCGCTCCATTTGGGTGCGTTACGAGCATGCCAAGGCCGCCGAGTATCGCGGCGACATCACGATCCTGGCCTTTGGCGCCAACGATGCCAAGCCCGGCAACTGGGCCCGCAAACGTGAATGGGTCGGCCTGTACAAGCGCCTCATCGGCATGTACAAGGGCGAGAATCGCAAGATCTACATCGTCCTGCCACCGCCGCCAACGTCCGAGGCGCCGTACGGCATCGACAAGAAGATCCTCCAGGAGGAACTCATCCCGACTCTGAAGAAGATCGCTGAGGAAACCGGCTGCACCATCATCGACACCAACACGCCCCTGCAGGGGCGCGACGACACCATCGGCGGCGACCACCTCTACCCCACGCTGGTCGGGCACGAGATCATTGGCAAGGTCGTCTACATGGCCCTGACGGGTAAGACCGTCGACCTGCCCGCTCCGCCTAAACCCAAGTCCAAAGAAGAAGTCGTCGCCGAGAATGCGGCCAAGGCCGTCACCGCCGCCCACGTCAAGACCATGAACGTCGGCGACGTGGCCGAACTGACGCCCGAATACGTCCAGAACGAAAAAGGCGACGGACCCGACGGCAAGGGCAACACCGAAGACGACACCTGGCAGTTCTGGTTCGAACTGGCCCACGCCATCAAGAGCTTCCACCGCCTGAGCCTGGCCACCAAGACCATGCCCGCTGACCAGCGGCTAAACGGCATCTTCGATCCCAAGAGCCGCCCCGGCCACCAGAAGAAAGTCACCGGTCCCATTGGCGGCAGCACGCCAAACCCCAAGGACACCGAAGGCTGGATCTTCATGACCGACTGGGACGGCCGCAACGAAGGCTGGTGGGGCGACCTCAAGGCCAAGCAGGTGCTGGCGCACCCGTTCGTCGAGAAGAACAGCCACTGCTGTGTGGCGGTGAGCTTCCGCGTCCCAGCCGACGGCGCCTACGACGTCACTGGCACGCTGACGGACCTGATGGTCGCCAAGATACCGCAGTTGACGGGCATTACCTGGCGCGTCGAGGTGGCCAAGGAGTGGAAGGGCAACGAGAGCCCTGCTCCCGACACGATCGCCGCCAAGGGCGGACCCATCGGCGACGGCAAAGGCCCCGACAGCGCGCCCTTTGAAGCCAAGAGCGTCCAGTGCAAGAAAGGCGAGTTGATCCGCCTGGTCATCGATCCAAACAACAACTGGGGCACCGATATGACCAAGGTCGAGCTGAAGATCAAACGCGTCCAGTAG
- the pstB gene encoding phosphate ABC transporter ATP-binding protein PstB encodes MDKKLETVNLNLFYGHFHALKNVTMSVPPRAITAIIGPSGCGKSTLLRCFNRMNDLIPTARVEGEILLDGVNIHSGGTNLPQLRKRVGMVFQRPNPFPLSVYENVVFGPRVHGGNGSAAMRDLVQASLEATALWEDLKDRLDEPALQLSPEQQQRLCISRTLAVEPEVILMDEPCSALDPIATDHIEDLMRRLAERYTIVIVTHNMQQAARVSSMTAFMLLGEMIEMGKTPEIFTAPSDNRTADYITGRYG; translated from the coding sequence ATGGATAAGAAACTCGAGACAGTAAACCTGAATCTCTTCTACGGCCATTTCCATGCGCTGAAGAATGTGACGATGTCGGTGCCGCCTCGGGCGATCACGGCCATCATCGGCCCTTCGGGCTGCGGCAAGAGCACGCTGCTGCGATGCTTCAACCGGATGAACGATCTGATCCCGACAGCGCGGGTTGAGGGCGAGATTCTCCTGGACGGCGTGAACATTCACTCCGGCGGGACCAACCTGCCCCAGCTCCGCAAGCGCGTGGGCATGGTGTTCCAGCGGCCCAATCCGTTTCCGCTGTCGGTCTACGAGAACGTGGTCTTCGGTCCGCGGGTGCATGGCGGCAACGGGTCGGCGGCCATGCGCGACCTGGTGCAGGCCAGCCTCGAGGCCACCGCCCTGTGGGAGGACCTCAAGGACCGCCTGGACGAACCGGCGCTGCAGCTTTCGCCCGAGCAGCAGCAGCGCTTGTGCATCTCGCGGACGCTGGCGGTCGAGCCGGAGGTCATCCTGATGGACGAGCCCTGCTCGGCGCTGGACCCCATCGCCACCGACCACATCGAGGACCTCATGCGCCGCCTGGCGGAGCGGTATACCATCGTCATCGTTACGCACAATATGCAGCAGGCTGCCCGCGTCTCGAGCATGACGGCATTCATGCTCCTGGGCGAAATGATCGAGATGGGAAAGACGCCGGAGATTTTCACTGCGCCCAGCGACAACCGAACGGCCGATTACATTACCGGAAGATATGGATAG
- a CDS encoding phosphate ABC transporter substrate-binding protein — protein MAVRMTQAPPAPQHYRPRRKVPVAAALTAILLLLLTLGLIWGAGGFRKTRGKMVTLIGSTSVEPFAELLAENFDQRHGDISVEVQGGGSTAGIQALASGLADIGMCSRSLSRQEQQTMMPIVIARDGLAVIVNESNPIDSLTQEQIRSLFAGDVTNWKQLGGPDRPVNLIMREEGSGTREAFMHLVMHGRETALRALVQESNGAVKELVRTDPAAVGYMSLGLVGTEVKSLKINGVEASVENVRNGSYTLVRPFLFVVHRAVGAATASTQANSPLAGAAGLTPQAGTFIQYVLSPPGQAVLESQGLVSAQ, from the coding sequence ATGGCTGTCAGGATGACGCAGGCGCCGCCGGCGCCACAACACTACCGTCCACGTCGCAAGGTGCCCGTGGCTGCTGCGCTGACGGCGATCTTGTTGCTGCTGCTGACGCTGGGTCTGATCTGGGGGGCCGGCGGCTTTCGCAAGACGCGGGGCAAGATGGTCACCCTGATCGGATCGACCTCGGTCGAGCCCTTCGCGGAACTGCTGGCCGAGAACTTCGACCAGCGCCACGGCGATATCAGCGTCGAGGTTCAAGGCGGCGGCTCGACAGCCGGCATCCAGGCCCTGGCCAGCGGTCTGGCCGATATCGGCATGTGCTCGCGAAGCCTCAGCCGCCAGGAGCAACAGACGATGATGCCCATCGTCATCGCCCGCGACGGCCTGGCGGTGATCGTCAACGAGTCCAACCCCATCGACTCGCTGACCCAAGAACAGATTCGGAGCCTCTTTGCCGGCGACGTGACCAACTGGAAGCAACTGGGCGGGCCCGACCGCCCCGTTAACCTCATCATGCGCGAGGAAGGCTCGGGAACGCGAGAGGCCTTCATGCACCTGGTGATGCACGGCCGGGAGACCGCCCTGCGGGCGCTGGTGCAGGAGTCCAACGGGGCCGTCAAGGAACTCGTCCGGACGGACCCGGCCGCCGTGGGATACATGTCCCTGGGCCTGGTCGGTACGGAGGTCAAGTCGCTCAAGATCAACGGCGTCGAGGCGTCGGTGGAGAATGTGCGCAACGGTTCGTACACGCTGGTGCGGCCGTTCCTGTTCGTGGTGCATCGCGCCGTCGGGGCGGCGACGGCCTCGACTCAGGCGAACTCGCCGCTGGCGGGGGCGGCGGGGCTTACGCCCCAGGCTGGAACCTTCATTCAGTACGTTCTGAGCCCGCCGGGCCAGGCGGTGCTGGAAAGTCAGGGATTGGTGTCGGCTCAATGA